From Triticum aestivum cultivar Chinese Spring unplaced genomic scaffold, IWGSC CS RefSeq v2.1 scaffold64460, whole genome shotgun sequence, the proteins below share one genomic window:
- the LOC123176559 gene encoding ABC transporter C family member 1 gives MVQSTGPSNAEYLKSLVLGNGEERLRKEESKLQDIQRKWAASNRWAVAAQFALAASLASSHSDLLSLEVAEGNNILRKTKDAVITLQGVLEGKHNTEIEESLTEYQVPSDRWWSSLYKVIEGLATMSKLGRNRLRQPGYSFENHGSIDWDQI, from the exons ATGGTTCAGAGCACAGGGCCTAGCAATGCAGAATATCTTAAG TCTCTTGTGCTTGGGAATGGTGAAGAGAGGCTGCGAAAGGAAGAAAGTAAGCTGCAAGATATTCAGAGGAAATGGGCCGCGTCGAACCGATGGGCTGTTGCTGCCCAGTTTGCGCTTGCTGCTAGCCTCGCATCATCCCACAGCGACCTTCTCTCATTGGAGGTTGCTGAGGGAAACAACATCCTCAGGAAAACAAAGGACGCAGTAATCACCCTGCAGGGCGTCCTTGAAGGGAAGCACAACACTGAAATCGAGGAGTCGCTCACAGAGTATCAGGTTCCATCTGATAGGTGGTGGTCGTCACTTTACAAAGTCATCGAAG GCCTCGCCACGATGAGCAAACTGGGGCGCAACCGTCTACGGCAACCTGGTTACAGTTTTGAAAACCACGGGTCTATTGACTGGGATCAAATTTAG